From a single Aggregatilinea lenta genomic region:
- a CDS encoding electron transfer flavoprotein subunit beta/FixA family protein, with protein MKIVACIKYSLDASEVKVDAASKELKMAGVPYKVGVIDKHVLEMAVSLQEAYGGTVHAITVGPVSAKESFREALAMGLEEVVLIENPLEGQVAPDVTAVVLAEAIQKLGDVDLVVCGEVSDDGFTYQVPPRLAEALNMPLISFARTAAIENGRLVADRDLEDSVQTVSVPLPALISVVEESNTPRRPTLLEAMKAKKKPVNIWNVETDLGLSAADLQQKAALEKVSAEGVVVHRKRQILKGDDLNALSNELVDLLLADHILEGGA; from the coding sequence TTGAAGATTGTAGCCTGTATTAAATACTCGCTGGATGCCTCGGAAGTGAAGGTTGATGCGGCGAGCAAAGAACTGAAAATGGCGGGCGTGCCTTACAAGGTGGGCGTCATTGATAAGCACGTGCTGGAAATGGCGGTCAGCTTGCAGGAAGCCTATGGCGGCACCGTCCATGCCATCACTGTCGGTCCCGTCAGCGCCAAAGAAAGCTTCCGCGAAGCATTGGCGATGGGGTTGGAAGAAGTGGTACTGATCGAAAATCCGCTCGAAGGACAGGTAGCGCCAGACGTAACGGCTGTGGTTTTGGCCGAAGCCATCCAAAAACTGGGTGACGTAGACCTCGTCGTTTGCGGTGAGGTCAGTGATGATGGCTTTACCTATCAGGTGCCGCCCCGGCTGGCCGAAGCGTTGAATATGCCCCTGATTTCGTTCGCCCGCACGGCTGCGATCGAGAATGGCCGACTGGTCGCTGACCGCGATCTGGAAGACAGCGTGCAGACCGTGTCCGTGCCGTTGCCTGCGCTGATCAGCGTGGTGGAAGAAAGTAACACGCCGCGCCGCCCGACGCTACTGGAAGCCATGAAGGCCAAAAAGAAGCCGGTCAACATCTGGAACGTGGAAACGGATCTTGGCCTGTCCGCAGCCGATTTGCAGCAAAAAGCAGCCCTGGAAAAAGTGAGCGCCGAAGGTGTGGTTGTTCATCGCAAGCGGCAAATTCTCAAGGGCGATGACCTGAACGCCCTGTCCAATGAACTGGTCGATCTGCTTCTGGCCGATCACATCCTCGAAGGGGGCGCT
- a CDS encoding ferredoxin family protein: protein MTQGVLSLDNRLGLDKYEIDEQSHISIEHSRCANCGLKPCLTVCPAAVYVWVEDKVAIRYENCLECGTCTIACEGGGNGGITWHPPQGGFGIVFRYG from the coding sequence ATGACCCAGGGCGTATTGAGTTTGGATAACCGGCTGGGGCTGGACAAGTACGAAATCGACGAGCAGAGCCACATCAGCATCGAGCACAGCCGCTGCGCTAACTGTGGCCTGAAGCCCTGCCTGACGGTGTGTCCCGCCGCCGTGTATGTTTGGGTAGAGGACAAGGTCGCGATCCGCTACGAAAACTGCCTGGAATGTGGAACGTGCACCATCGCCTGCGAAGGCGGCGGAAACGGCGGTATCACGTGGCATCCGCCGCAGGGCGGCTTTGGGATCGTCTTTCGTTACGGATAG
- a CDS encoding FAD-dependent oxidoreductase, with translation MDEFDVVIVGAGPAGATAAYLCANAGLSVVVIERGQQPGSKNVSGGLIYAQIYDEIFPNFWKDAPVERTITGHSVVFLGDTAATALDYRAEASAPHYNAFSVLRAKFDPWLAAQAEAAGAMVMPGFTVDELIVENGRVCGVKAGGDELRAQVVVVAEGTRSQLLKQAGLREAYSPKDVSIGIKEIIQLPEQTITDRFQCLSADEGAAYTLVGHTGGVQGGGFIYSNRDTLSLGVVAKIDSVYKSKKQPHEILDEFKSHPFVARLIHGGEVVEYSAQTVHRGGFHLIPQLYGDGYVVAGSAARLLLNNVMTLRGMDVAVASAAAAAKAVIEASGKGDFSAAGLASYEEYFKATSVYKDMQTFKNVYPLLENDRLFSTYPDMVCAIMEDMFSVQLQPGKKGYRALRDRMKDHDVSLLNLAKDVYQIGRGVAL, from the coding sequence ATGGATGAATTTGATGTCGTGATTGTGGGAGCCGGACCAGCCGGAGCAACAGCTGCGTATCTTTGCGCAAACGCCGGTCTCTCCGTCGTGGTCATTGAGCGAGGCCAGCAGCCAGGCAGCAAGAACGTCTCCGGTGGGCTGATTTATGCTCAGATATACGATGAGATTTTCCCCAACTTCTGGAAGGATGCACCGGTAGAGCGGACCATTACCGGGCATAGTGTGGTCTTTTTGGGCGATACAGCAGCCACGGCGCTAGATTACCGCGCCGAAGCTTCTGCTCCACACTACAATGCTTTTAGCGTCCTGCGGGCGAAGTTTGATCCCTGGCTGGCAGCACAAGCCGAAGCGGCAGGCGCGATGGTAATGCCCGGTTTTACAGTCGATGAATTGATTGTAGAAAATGGCCGTGTCTGCGGTGTCAAGGCTGGCGGGGATGAACTGCGTGCCCAAGTCGTCGTCGTTGCTGAAGGCACGCGCTCCCAACTGCTCAAGCAGGCCGGGCTGCGTGAAGCGTATTCCCCCAAAGACGTCTCTATCGGCATCAAAGAAATCATCCAGTTGCCGGAACAGACGATCACCGACCGCTTCCAATGTTTGTCCGCCGACGAAGGCGCGGCGTATACCCTGGTAGGCCACACAGGGGGAGTCCAGGGCGGGGGGTTCATCTACTCCAACCGGGATACGCTCTCACTCGGTGTCGTCGCCAAAATCGACAGTGTCTACAAGAGCAAAAAGCAGCCCCACGAAATTCTTGACGAATTCAAGTCTCACCCCTTTGTTGCCCGGCTCATTCATGGCGGCGAAGTGGTCGAATATTCCGCGCAAACGGTCCATCGCGGCGGTTTCCATCTCATTCCCCAACTGTATGGTGATGGCTACGTAGTCGCTGGCAGTGCTGCCCGCCTCCTGCTGAACAATGTGATGACGCTGCGGGGCATGGATGTGGCCGTCGCGTCGGCTGCTGCGGCTGCCAAAGCTGTTATCGAAGCCTCAGGCAAAGGGGATTTTTCGGCGGCGGGCCTGGCCTCCTACGAAGAATATTTCAAGGCGACGTCCGTTTATAAGGACATGCAGACGTTCAAAAATGTGTATCCGCTGCTGGAAAACGATCGGCTGTTCAGCACTTATCCCGACATGGTATGCGCCATCATGGAAGACATGTTCTCGGTACAGCTCCAACCGGGCAAGAAAGGGTACCGGGCGCTGCGTGACCGGATGAAGGATCATGACGTGTCGCTGTTGAATTTAGCCAAAGACGTATACCAGATCGGCAGGGGGGTGGCGCTATGA
- a CDS encoding IclR family transcriptional regulator, with product MTKALAVLEIVANAPRGLQLSEVSAELGFDRSTTYRLLNTLIAAGYIVRDGSKRYNLSYRLVTLSRHLLADNERSRASREIMEWIAHETGETIHLSALDGMEEVLIQRVKGTQFLIVDFQIGERFSLHCTSVGKVLLAYQDERLIEQVIAAGLPQMASNTITDPDHLRQELRHIRSTGYAIDDHELADHMRCISVPVFEADGRVMVGLSISGPDTRLSLEKLEEYKVPLSEGARELSERLGGAPNSTATSFMNLDRNGHS from the coding sequence GTGACGAAAGCGTTGGCTGTGCTAGAAATAGTCGCCAACGCACCGCGCGGTCTCCAGCTGTCCGAAGTATCCGCTGAACTCGGCTTTGATCGCAGCACAACCTATCGCCTTCTCAACACTCTGATAGCTGCTGGTTATATCGTGCGCGACGGTTCGAAGCGCTACAACTTGAGCTACCGGTTGGTCACCCTCAGCCGCCATCTCCTGGCGGATAACGAACGCTCACGTGCGAGCCGCGAGATCATGGAGTGGATCGCCCATGAAACCGGCGAGACGATCCACCTGTCTGCCCTGGACGGCATGGAAGAAGTTCTCATCCAGAGAGTCAAGGGGACTCAATTCCTCATCGTCGATTTTCAGATCGGAGAGCGTTTCAGCCTTCACTGCACATCGGTTGGCAAAGTCCTCCTGGCCTATCAGGATGAGCGCTTAATTGAGCAGGTGATTGCGGCAGGCCTGCCCCAAATGGCCTCGAACACCATCACGGATCCGGATCATTTGCGCCAGGAGCTGCGTCATATTCGGAGCACGGGGTATGCCATTGATGATCACGAGTTGGCCGATCACATGCGCTGCATCTCCGTGCCCGTGTTTGAGGCCGATGGCCGGGTGATGGTCGGGTTGAGCATCTCAGGGCCAGATACACGCTTGTCCCTCGAAAAACTTGAGGAGTACAAGGTTCCGCTCTCCGAGGGTGCTCGTGAGTTATCGGAACGGCTGGGAGGCGCACCGAACTCCACCGCCACCTCCTTCATGAACTTGGATAGGAATGGTCACTCATAG
- a CDS encoding aldehyde dehydrogenase family protein, whose protein sequence is MKMLIDSAWLESSSGEWAEVCNPADGTYIDRVPSATLEDAARMVQAAQSGKRRMAALPAHERAAILIRTATLIEDQIDTLGELLARENGKPIMQTRDEVRVAARIFRSFGEEAKRLFGRVIPMDAVPGNERHVAMTIRQPLGVVAAIIPFNYPVELFAHKAAAGLAAGNAVVTKPPLECPLTLLKVAEIMEAAGLPRAAHQVITGDGVMLGEFLASHPDIQLVTVTGSTATGKRVSELAAKNLKHVHLELGGNDAQIICADADLDVAAEAVVLGRLARGNGQICCAVKRIFVEAPVYDRFAELLNDKARRLKVGNQLEEDTDVGPLIHSIAAERVETAIRQAEAEGAKVLTGGHRRGNFIEPTVISNVPLGSNLLHEEVFGPVAPIVPFTNITEAVELANNSQFGLQAAIFTNDISRAFDIAYRLEVGGVIVNWSTAVRVETLAFGGVKQSGHGREAIHDTLLEMTHQKSILFFNALSQPPAEM, encoded by the coding sequence ATGAAAATGCTGATTGACAGTGCATGGCTTGAGTCCTCGAGCGGTGAGTGGGCCGAAGTCTGCAATCCCGCCGATGGAACCTATATCGACCGCGTGCCAAGCGCCACGTTGGAAGATGCGGCGCGTATGGTTCAAGCCGCTCAGTCCGGTAAGCGCCGGATGGCCGCTTTGCCCGCGCATGAACGAGCGGCGATTCTGATCCGCACCGCCACCCTGATTGAGGACCAGATCGACACGTTGGGTGAATTGCTCGCGCGCGAAAACGGCAAACCGATCATGCAAACGCGCGACGAAGTTCGTGTGGCAGCGCGCATCTTCCGCAGCTTCGGTGAAGAAGCAAAACGCCTCTTTGGCCGTGTCATCCCGATGGATGCGGTTCCAGGCAACGAGCGCCATGTCGCCATGACCATCCGGCAGCCACTCGGCGTCGTCGCAGCGATCATTCCGTTCAACTACCCGGTTGAACTGTTCGCACACAAGGCCGCAGCCGGGCTTGCGGCGGGAAATGCCGTTGTCACCAAACCGCCACTGGAATGCCCGCTAACCCTACTGAAGGTGGCCGAGATCATGGAGGCTGCCGGCCTGCCCCGCGCTGCGCACCAGGTGATCACCGGAGACGGCGTGATGCTGGGCGAGTTCCTGGCATCACATCCCGACATTCAATTGGTGACAGTGACCGGCAGCACGGCCACCGGCAAGCGGGTTTCCGAGCTGGCTGCGAAAAACCTGAAACACGTGCATCTCGAGCTGGGTGGAAACGACGCGCAAATCATATGCGCCGACGCCGATCTTGATGTGGCTGCCGAAGCGGTCGTATTAGGGCGCCTGGCGCGGGGCAACGGGCAGATCTGCTGTGCCGTGAAACGCATTTTCGTCGAGGCCCCGGTATACGATCGGTTTGCAGAACTACTCAACGACAAAGCGCGGCGGCTCAAAGTTGGGAACCAGCTCGAAGAAGATACGGACGTTGGGCCGCTGATCCACAGCATCGCCGCCGAACGGGTCGAAACAGCCATCCGCCAGGCTGAGGCTGAGGGTGCGAAAGTGCTGACCGGCGGGCATCGTCGCGGCAACTTCATCGAGCCAACCGTTATCAGCAATGTACCACTTGGCTCGAATCTGCTGCATGAAGAAGTCTTCGGTCCGGTTGCGCCGATTGTTCCCTTCACCAACATCACGGAAGCGGTGGAGCTGGCAAACAACAGCCAGTTTGGGTTGCAAGCCGCGATCTTCACCAACGATATATCACGCGCGTTCGATATCGCCTACCGTCTCGAAGTCGGCGGCGTGATCGTCAACTGGTCAACCGCTGTCCGCGTTGAGACGCTGGCCTTTGGCGGTGTCAAACAGAGCGGCCACGGTCGGGAAGCCATCCACGATACCTTGCTGGAGATGACACACCAGAAGTCGATCTTGTTCTTCAATGCCCTGTCCCAACCACCAGCGGAGATGTGA
- a CDS encoding sugar ABC transporter ATP-binding protein: protein MTSAPMLEMRRISKRYGNTQALDQVSFSAVAGEVHAISGENGAGKSTLMKVLSGAVQCDSGEILLAGKPVTISSPHDAHELSIHTVYQEFSLVGHLSVSENIMMGRMPHAPRTGLIDWPQTHHHARAVLAEIGFDSFDVKQKVSRLSVPHQQMVELAKAIVEKPRILILDEPSAVLSQNDLSLLMDLIRRLRDEGLLVLYISHRLDEVFTIADRITVLKDGVLVDTLSSAQATEDQLITLMVGRTLDEIYPERAPSEQPDLLTVHSLTREPSLHDISFSVRRGEIVGMFGLVGSGRSELAHCLFGAEPIDQGALLLNGAPFAPKSPRHAVEAGVALLTEDRKKTGLVLTTTVRDNASLAAFSKMSRAGLIDRQEQERLVKGKIDELKIQPTEIDKLVHQLSGGNQQKVVFAKWMLVNANLIILDEPTRGIDVATKVEIYQIMHRLTQSGIGFLLISSEMLEILGMSDRILVMRQGRLVGELNRADATEEKLLALAMVGRQEHSKINGVQEQHGNLLEDR from the coding sequence ATGACCAGCGCTCCCATGCTGGAAATGCGACGAATCAGCAAGCGCTACGGTAATACACAGGCGCTTGACCAAGTGAGTTTTTCCGCCGTCGCCGGGGAAGTCCATGCGATCTCAGGCGAAAACGGGGCGGGAAAGTCAACCCTGATGAAAGTCCTGTCAGGGGCAGTGCAGTGCGACAGCGGAGAGATCCTTCTGGCCGGCAAACCCGTCACGATTAGCTCTCCGCACGATGCCCACGAACTGAGCATCCATACCGTCTACCAGGAGTTCAGTCTCGTCGGCCACTTATCTGTTAGTGAAAACATCATGATGGGGCGCATGCCGCACGCGCCGCGGACAGGTCTAATCGACTGGCCGCAGACTCACCACCACGCACGCGCGGTGTTGGCCGAAATTGGCTTTGACAGCTTCGACGTCAAGCAAAAAGTGTCGCGGCTGAGCGTGCCACACCAGCAAATGGTCGAGCTAGCGAAGGCGATTGTCGAGAAGCCGCGCATCCTGATCCTGGACGAACCATCGGCGGTCTTGTCACAAAACGACTTGAGCTTGCTCATGGATTTGATCCGCCGCTTGCGCGATGAAGGCCTCCTGGTGCTGTATATCTCGCACCGGCTGGACGAGGTGTTTACGATTGCGGATCGAATCACCGTGCTCAAAGATGGCGTGCTGGTGGATACCCTCAGCAGCGCGCAGGCGACCGAAGATCAACTCATCACTTTGATGGTGGGCCGCACGCTTGACGAAATCTACCCGGAGCGCGCGCCGTCCGAACAGCCCGACCTCCTGACCGTGCATAGCCTGACACGCGAGCCAAGCCTGCACGATATCAGCTTCTCGGTACGACGTGGCGAGATTGTCGGAATGTTCGGGCTGGTCGGCAGCGGACGTAGCGAGCTAGCGCACTGCCTCTTCGGTGCAGAGCCAATTGACCAGGGAGCGCTTCTGCTAAACGGCGCACCTTTCGCCCCCAAATCGCCGCGCCATGCGGTGGAAGCGGGAGTCGCTCTGCTGACGGAAGATCGCAAGAAAACCGGTCTGGTTTTGACCACGACCGTTCGTGACAACGCCAGCCTGGCTGCGTTCTCAAAAATGAGTCGGGCGGGTCTGATCGATCGCCAGGAACAAGAGCGGCTCGTCAAAGGAAAGATCGACGAGCTAAAGATTCAGCCAACCGAGATCGACAAGCTTGTTCACCAACTAAGCGGCGGCAACCAGCAGAAGGTCGTCTTCGCCAAGTGGATGCTGGTTAACGCCAATCTGATCATCCTCGACGAGCCGACGCGCGGAATCGATGTCGCGACCAAGGTCGAAATCTACCAGATCATGCATCGCCTGACGCAATCAGGGATCGGCTTTCTGTTGATTTCATCGGAAATGCTCGAAATCCTCGGGATGAGTGACCGAATCCTGGTGATGCGGCAGGGACGCCTAGTGGGTGAACTGAATCGAGCGGACGCGACGGAAGAGAAGCTGCTTGCTCTGGCAATGGTTGGGCGGCAGGAACACTCTAAGATAAATGGAGTCCAGGAGCAGCATGGAAATCTCCTCGAAGACCGATGA
- a CDS encoding ABC transporter permease, which produces MEISSKTDDVKVEHRSSLRETVVESGRAFTRRIRWIDIGFIVLFVVLLIYTALTSENFFTERNISNILRQNVPNGLISLGMLFVILTGGIDLSVGSVVALAAILTAGLQADTSIPVAIAVALGASAACGLFNGIMVARFKLEPFIVTLATMGAIRGGVFVISDTPQMPADPAFRRILGGFVGGGGWLDSLAVAAVIMLACFPLAWIFLNRTTTGRAVVAIGGNKEAVRLAGINVESKIILVYVLSAFLSGMAGILLAARLGISQPSLGSAYELDAIAAVVIGGGVMGGGGGGALGTLGGVFTLGLINNLLNLQNVQSYYQQIVKGAIILFAVLARRKQR; this is translated from the coding sequence ATGGAAATCTCCTCGAAGACCGATGATGTCAAGGTAGAACACCGCTCTAGCCTCCGGGAGACGGTGGTCGAGAGTGGGCGCGCTTTTACCAGGCGTATCCGGTGGATCGATATTGGGTTCATCGTGCTATTTGTCGTTCTGCTTATCTACACGGCGCTCACCTCCGAGAATTTCTTCACTGAACGCAACATCAGCAATATCCTGCGGCAGAACGTACCCAATGGTCTGATCAGCCTGGGAATGCTGTTTGTAATTCTCACGGGCGGGATTGATCTATCGGTTGGGTCAGTAGTGGCGCTGGCTGCTATCCTGACGGCAGGACTCCAGGCCGACACCTCTATCCCGGTCGCGATCGCTGTAGCGTTAGGTGCGAGCGCCGCTTGTGGCCTCTTTAACGGGATTATGGTGGCGCGCTTCAAATTAGAGCCGTTTATCGTGACCCTGGCCACGATGGGCGCGATCCGTGGTGGTGTTTTCGTCATTTCCGATACACCGCAAATGCCCGCCGATCCGGCTTTTCGACGCATCCTTGGCGGGTTTGTAGGTGGCGGAGGATGGCTCGATTCGCTCGCTGTAGCGGCAGTGATTATGCTGGCATGCTTCCCCCTCGCCTGGATCTTCCTCAACCGTACTACGACTGGTCGGGCGGTCGTTGCGATTGGCGGCAATAAAGAGGCTGTCCGTCTGGCCGGTATCAACGTCGAGAGCAAGATTATCCTGGTCTATGTCCTGTCGGCGTTCCTCTCAGGGATGGCTGGCATCCTGCTGGCAGCTCGACTGGGCATCTCGCAGCCGAGCCTGGGCAGCGCCTACGAATTGGACGCCATTGCCGCAGTGGTTATCGGTGGTGGGGTAATGGGCGGCGGTGGAGGCGGGGCGCTGGGCACGCTCGGCGGCGTCTTCACGCTCGGACTGATTAACAACCTGCTCAACCTACAGAACGTGCAGTCGTACTACCAGCAGATCGTCAAAGGCGCAATCATTCTGTTCGCTGTGCTGGCGCGTCGCAAGCAAAGGTGA
- a CDS encoding substrate-binding domain-containing protein yields MNPKKLLSLLIMVTVLLAVAVPMQVIAQDDNTLRIGMVNLTQSAPYFIGMSRAVEEEAAVYENIELIITDANGDIAKLTSDVEDVLAQDVDGIIISAGWIEAAPAALDAIQQAGVPVVLVDRLLKDGEYTSWIGPDNFTIGVQDGEYIVERLGGEGLLVVLRGGPADNTIGLDRTNGVLSIVEASNIEVVMAPDFGNWSEDGGFTLMEDMLAQHDQIDAVFCENDSMCLGAQKAIEDAGRSDEMFLVGVDGQKEALVAIMEGTNYAATGLNNSDQIGRAAFHRLMAILAGATAPKDTAFPSPRITIDNVIKYYNPDSVF; encoded by the coding sequence ATGAATCCCAAAAAACTGTTGTCGCTCCTGATCATGGTCACGGTGCTGCTGGCAGTGGCAGTGCCGATGCAAGTGATCGCGCAAGATGATAACACCCTGCGCATCGGAATGGTCAATCTGACCCAATCCGCCCCCTACTTCATCGGCATGTCGCGTGCGGTTGAAGAGGAAGCCGCCGTCTACGAGAATATCGAGCTGATCATTACTGACGCAAACGGAGACATCGCCAAGCTGACGTCCGATGTCGAAGACGTGCTAGCGCAGGATGTCGACGGCATCATCATCAGCGCCGGCTGGATCGAGGCGGCCCCCGCCGCGTTGGATGCGATTCAGCAGGCCGGTGTCCCGGTCGTGCTGGTCGACCGCTTGCTGAAAGATGGCGAGTACACAAGCTGGATTGGCCCGGATAACTTCACCATCGGTGTCCAGGATGGCGAGTACATCGTCGAGCGCCTGGGAGGCGAGGGCCTGCTGGTCGTCCTGCGGGGTGGTCCCGCGGATAACACCATCGGTCTCGACCGGACGAACGGCGTGCTGTCAATCGTTGAAGCGTCGAACATCGAAGTCGTTATGGCCCCCGACTTCGGAAACTGGAGCGAAGACGGCGGCTTCACCCTGATGGAAGACATGCTCGCCCAACATGACCAGATTGATGCAGTCTTCTGCGAGAACGACTCGATGTGCCTCGGCGCACAGAAAGCGATTGAGGACGCGGGCCGCAGCGACGAGATGTTCCTGGTCGGTGTCGACGGACAGAAGGAAGCGTTGGTAGCGATCATGGAAGGCACCAACTATGCCGCCACCGGGCTGAACAACTCTGATCAGATCGGGCGCGCCGCGTTCCACCGACTGATGGCGATCCTGGCGGGTGCGACAGCCCCGAAGGATACCGCTTTCCCATCGCCACGCATCACCATTGACAACGTCATCAAGTACTATAATCCCGACAGCGTTTTCTAG
- a CDS encoding CapA family protein, which translates to MRLLCVGDVAIAGDDLPKMDLLLPTNELKRDYLRVLFNWELPMGRSVNPLPRTSGPRIIGNSAGAIAIKRWPQGFAALANNHILDAEVAGLLETQTTLKETGFIPFGAGFSQTAIQEPTVWNGPEGRLGILNWVFPETHPEWGVIPGPNCWPGIDAGSQAIRELKKTVDWILVAPHWGDEDFAYPTLTERTIARALIEAGADLIIGHHPHVVRGMEMINGKPVYYSLGNFYFSKIQDQQGNRIFKPVARNREALVISVTLKRGQRPELEALSYWQGSNGTSPDRWARAVSRMKRVSRPLAKLSGPEYTDWYVKRRARFDRWEYRLHFSLQQKGWKGVLQYPLVLLERHHSRISANN; encoded by the coding sequence ATGCGGCTGTTGTGTGTAGGTGATGTTGCCATTGCCGGTGACGATCTGCCCAAAATGGACTTACTCTTACCCACGAACGAACTCAAACGCGATTACCTACGCGTCTTGTTCAATTGGGAACTTCCCATGGGCCGCAGCGTTAATCCTCTTCCTCGAACCAGCGGCCCAAGAATTATCGGAAATTCAGCCGGAGCAATTGCCATCAAGCGGTGGCCACAAGGTTTCGCTGCGTTGGCAAACAACCATATTCTTGATGCTGAGGTTGCAGGTCTGCTTGAGACGCAGACCACTTTAAAAGAGACGGGATTTATTCCTTTTGGTGCAGGCTTTTCTCAAACCGCTATTCAAGAGCCAACTGTTTGGAATGGCCCAGAGGGGCGATTGGGAATTCTGAACTGGGTATTTCCGGAAACGCATCCCGAATGGGGGGTAATTCCAGGTCCGAATTGCTGGCCAGGAATTGATGCCGGGAGCCAGGCCATCAGGGAACTGAAAAAAACGGTCGATTGGATCCTCGTCGCACCCCATTGGGGCGACGAGGATTTTGCTTATCCAACCCTGACGGAACGCACTATAGCGCGAGCTCTGATCGAAGCGGGCGCAGATCTGATCATTGGTCATCATCCCCACGTAGTGCGGGGAATGGAGATGATCAACGGAAAGCCTGTCTATTACTCGCTCGGCAATTTCTATTTTTCGAAAATCCAAGATCAACAGGGAAACAGGATCTTTAAGCCAGTAGCTCGAAACCGGGAAGCGCTGGTCATAAGCGTGACGCTAAAACGAGGGCAGCGGCCCGAACTAGAAGCTCTATCGTACTGGCAGGGTTCCAATGGAACATCGCCTGATCGATGGGCGCGCGCAGTTTCACGAATGAAACGAGTCTCGCGTCCCCTAGCGAAGCTCTCGGGACCTGAATATACAGATTGGTATGTAAAACGCCGCGCACGATTTGATCGATGGGAGTACCGACTGCATTTCTCACTGCAGCAGAAGGGATGGAAGGGAGTTCTTCAGTACCCGTTGGTGTTGCTGGAAAGGCACCACAGCCGTATATCGGCTAACAACTAA
- a CDS encoding histidine phosphatase family protein produces MPVETLIYTIRHGHTSYNAEKRYAGSIDISLSEKGIADCQDAAQLLAGYPFDVVVTSTLKRSIETARLLVPECPTVIPNALCNERNFGIMEGHTWEEILTYDPPILMINVGNDLHTVNPSGGEPFEDVWQRAKTFQQFLFENYEGKNILVISHGVFLQLFHGLLRGRNCIESLASYPSNLELYRFHFCDNHLMGEKVVRLCDKDIDIRF; encoded by the coding sequence ATGCCAGTAGAGACGCTCATCTATACCATCCGTCACGGCCATACCAGCTACAACGCAGAAAAACGCTACGCGGGCAGCATTGACATTTCTCTAAGTGAAAAGGGTATCGCGGACTGCCAGGATGCAGCTCAATTACTGGCCGGGTATCCCTTTGATGTTGTGGTAACTTCTACCCTGAAACGATCGATTGAAACTGCACGCTTACTCGTGCCCGAGTGCCCTACCGTCATCCCGAATGCATTGTGTAACGAGAGGAATTTTGGAATAATGGAGGGGCACACGTGGGAGGAGATACTCACATACGATCCGCCGATTCTGATGATCAACGTCGGGAATGATTTGCATACGGTTAATCCCAGCGGCGGTGAGCCATTTGAAGACGTGTGGCAGCGAGCCAAGACATTTCAACAGTTTCTGTTCGAAAACTATGAAGGGAAGAACATCCTGGTCATTTCGCATGGCGTCTTTCTGCAACTGTTCCACGGGCTTCTTCGCGGTCGCAACTGCATCGAGTCGCTGGCAAGTTATCCATCGAATTTGGAGTTATACCGCTTCCATTTTTGCGATAACCACCTGATGGGCGAAAAAGTGGTGAGGCTGTGCGACAAGGATATCGACATCCGATTTTAG